A portion of the Polaribacter cellanae genome contains these proteins:
- a CDS encoding CPBP family intramembrane glutamic endopeptidase: protein MKNKSIGSKILYFPLTKILVGIVLVSSTYGIAKNLKGGIARLSFLSKDWNNLIVTIISTALAVIVYIYLYKFYEKRNITEFSKNSLVKNLILGVMLGTLLQALTILVIYLKGGYTILSINPIMYIIPSLAMAFASAIFEEILFRGIIFRITEEKLGSYISLIISAIIFGALHFTNPNSSLSASIGLAIQAGLLLGAAYIYSRNLWFPIAIHFAWNFTQSAIFGANVSGNTISKTLISSRIEGENWFTGGQFGPEGSIQATVFCLMATIILMILSHKKGRIIKPYWKK from the coding sequence ATGAAAAATAAAAGCATAGGAAGTAAAATTTTATATTTTCCATTAACAAAAATATTAGTAGGGATAGTTCTTGTTTCAAGTACTTATGGGATTGCAAAAAACTTAAAAGGCGGAATAGCCAGACTCTCTTTTCTTTCTAAAGATTGGAATAATTTAATTGTAACGATTATTTCAACTGCCCTAGCAGTTATTGTATATATTTATTTATATAAGTTTTATGAAAAAAGAAATATAACAGAGTTTTCTAAAAATAGCCTTGTTAAAAATTTAATTTTAGGGGTTATGCTTGGAACATTATTACAAGCATTGACAATATTGGTAATCTATTTAAAAGGAGGATATACAATTTTATCTATAAATCCTATTATGTACATTATACCTTCTTTAGCTATGGCCTTTGCTTCAGCAATTTTTGAAGAAATTTTATTTAGAGGAATTATATTTAGAATAACAGAGGAGAAGTTAGGAAGTTATATCTCATTAATAATATCTGCTATAATTTTTGGAGCTTTACATTTTACTAACCCAAACAGTTCATTAAGTGCTAGTATTGGATTGGCAATTCAAGCAGGTTTATTACTCGGTGCTGCCTATATTTATTCAAGAAATTTGTGGTTTCCTATTGCAATTCATTTTGCTTGGAATTTTACACAATCTGCAATTTTTGGAGCTAATGTGTCTGGGAATACAATATCAAAAACATTGATATCTTCAAGGATTGAAGGCGAAAATTGGTTTACTGGTGGTCAATTTGGACCAGAAGGTTCAATTCAAGCAACAGTCTTTTGCCTTATGGCAACTATAATTCTTATGATCTTAAGTCATAAAAAAGGAAGAATTATTAAACCATATTGGAAAAAATAA
- a CDS encoding UPF0236 family transposase-like protein translates to MGQHLVFKEAEEVINNLTGSSVNAKQVERICHYYGHSLEQEQLENIEVKGYEEVSPSESNKRHYVSVDGSMYFTREEDWKEIKLGRIYKDEDLTQVSRDRCELLGSNYVAHLGSSKEFLPKMEYCIENIKNKVFIADGATWIWNWVEDTYPKCEQIVDFFHAKEHLCEFAKDYFKDKTQREQWIDKQHLIMLSKGITPIIKTLNKLENKTEKLRQLVGYYNNHEKRMQYHVFKEKGLQIGSGAIESAHKDVLQKRLKLSGQRWTKKGLQQMAQLRVVYKSGKWNQIKQLCKKAA, encoded by the coding sequence ATGGGACAACATTTAGTTTTTAAAGAAGCAGAAGAGGTAATTAACAATCTTACAGGTTCAAGTGTCAATGCCAAACAGGTAGAGCGTATTTGTCACTATTACGGACATAGTTTGGAGCAAGAACAGCTTGAAAATATAGAGGTAAAAGGATATGAAGAAGTTTCACCTAGTGAATCAAACAAACGTCATTATGTAAGTGTCGATGGGAGCATGTATTTTACAAGAGAAGAGGATTGGAAGGAGATTAAACTAGGACGCATCTACAAAGATGAAGATTTGACACAAGTTTCCAGAGATAGGTGCGAATTACTAGGTTCTAATTATGTAGCTCACTTAGGTAGCAGCAAGGAATTCTTGCCCAAGATGGAATACTGTATTGAAAATATCAAGAACAAAGTTTTTATAGCTGATGGTGCTACATGGATATGGAATTGGGTAGAAGATACCTACCCGAAATGTGAACAGATTGTAGACTTTTTCCATGCCAAAGAACACTTGTGTGAATTTGCCAAAGACTATTTTAAAGACAAAACCCAAAGAGAACAATGGATAGATAAACAGCACCTAATAATGCTTAGTAAAGGAATAACCCCAATCATTAAAACACTGAATAAACTTGAGAACAAAACAGAAAAATTAAGACAACTAGTAGGTTATTATAACAATCACGAAAAACGTATGCAGTACCATGTTTTTAAAGAAAAAGGATTACAAATAGGATCAGGTGCGATAGAATCCGCACATAAAGATGTGTTACAAAAACGCCTTAAACTCTCAGGACAAAGATGGACTAAAAAAGGATTGCAGCAAATGGCACAGCTTAGAGTCGTTTATAAAAGTGGAAAATGGAATCAAATCAAACAGTTATGCAAAAAAGCAGCTTAA
- a CDS encoding DNA cytosine methyltransferase, producing the protein MSKTPIRVVELFAGVGGFRIALEDYPKKKSSDFEVVWSNQFEPRTKKQHANIVYKNRFLDANHSEENFENIVSSGICNIPKHDLLVGGFPCQDFSIANRTANKGLDGKKGKLWWSIETFLKQLKNDAPDYLLLENVDRLLLSPSFQRGRDFAVILTSLNNLGYAVEWRVINAADYGFPQRRRRVFILGYRKGTALYKKLKNTNPKDWLIQEGITAKAFPVTSTDSAISGIIPNSTEKIMNSFSNKNNRFKKVGLIINGMYYTQNIKPKYDGKKTTLGDVLLDKKLIPESFYIKEEDIPKWKICKGAKSIHRISKYTGKPYIYREGNVPFPDKLDKPARTMLTREGGTYIAREKHVIKVNGRYRRLHPIELERLNGFPDDFTKCDGITDIQRAFFMGNALVIGIIEKLGKELSKAVSC; encoded by the coding sequence ATGAGTAAAACACCAATAAGAGTAGTAGAACTCTTTGCTGGTGTTGGTGGATTTAGAATTGCATTGGAAGACTATCCAAAGAAAAAGAGTTCAGATTTTGAAGTGGTTTGGAGTAATCAATTTGAACCTCGAACTAAAAAGCAACATGCCAATATTGTTTATAAAAATCGGTTTCTAGATGCAAATCATTCTGAAGAAAATTTTGAAAACATTGTCTCAAGTGGCATCTGTAACATCCCAAAACATGATTTATTAGTTGGAGGATTTCCTTGTCAGGATTTTTCTATTGCTAATCGTACTGCAAACAAAGGGTTAGATGGCAAGAAAGGAAAACTCTGGTGGAGTATTGAAACTTTTTTAAAACAACTAAAGAATGATGCTCCAGATTATCTGTTATTGGAAAATGTAGACAGATTGTTGCTTTCCCCTTCTTTTCAAAGAGGAAGAGACTTTGCTGTTATTTTAACATCACTTAATAATTTAGGTTATGCCGTAGAATGGCGAGTGATAAATGCTGCAGATTATGGATTCCCACAACGAAGGCGTAGAGTTTTTATTCTTGGGTATCGTAAAGGAACAGCTTTATACAAAAAACTGAAAAATACTAATCCTAAAGATTGGCTAATTCAAGAAGGAATCACTGCAAAAGCATTTCCAGTAACGAGTACTGATTCAGCTATCTCTGGAATAATTCCTAATTCCACAGAAAAAATAATGAACTCTTTTTCAAACAAAAACAATCGTTTTAAAAAAGTAGGTCTTATAATAAATGGAATGTATTACACTCAAAATATCAAACCCAAATATGATGGTAAGAAAACCACTTTGGGAGATGTTTTGTTAGATAAAAAATTAATCCCTGAATCTTTTTATATCAAAGAAGAAGACATTCCGAAATGGAAAATCTGCAAGGGAGCAAAATCCATTCATAGAATTAGCAAATACACAGGCAAACCTTATATCTACCGAGAAGGTAATGTTCCATTTCCTGACAAACTGGATAAACCAGCACGAACAATGCTTACGCGTGAAGGAGGTACTTATATCGCTAGAGAAAAACATGTAATAAAAGTAAACGGAAGATACCGAAGATTGCATCCTATTGAATTGGAACGTCTCAATGGTTTTCCTGATGATTTTACCAAATGTGATGGGATAACTGATATCCAACGTGCCTTTTTTATGGGTAATGCTTTGGTAATTGGGATAATTGAAAAGCTAGGAAAAGAACTTTCGAAAGCAGTTAGCTGTTAG
- a CDS encoding DNA adenine methylase, giving the protein MPKTPITYYGGKLNLLSEILPLIPKHSIYTEAFFGGGAVFFAKEPVESEIINDTNNMVVNFYEVIKTDFDWLKTRIQATPFSRASYTVALSIYRMPHLFNKKQQAWAFYVGTNFGFACQIGSWGYDKYGKQAKKLLNKKMSFNKEIFKRLESTQIECNDACKVIKARDSVDTFHYIDPPYFNSCQSFYSGYSEKHFKQLLTTLEGIEGKFLLSSYPSEILTKYIERNGWYSKQFDKPLSAKKSVAGEKRKRKTEVLTANYSLSEIKQ; this is encoded by the coding sequence ATGCCAAAAACACCCATTACTTACTATGGTGGTAAATTAAATTTACTGTCAGAAATATTACCACTCATTCCAAAACACTCTATATATACAGAGGCATTTTTTGGAGGTGGTGCGGTGTTTTTTGCAAAAGAACCTGTTGAATCTGAAATTATAAATGACACCAACAATATGGTGGTAAATTTTTATGAAGTTATAAAAACAGATTTCGACTGGCTTAAAACTAGAATTCAAGCTACTCCATTTTCAAGAGCAAGCTACACAGTAGCTTTAAGTATCTATAGAATGCCACATTTATTCAATAAAAAACAACAAGCGTGGGCATTCTATGTGGGGACAAATTTTGGTTTCGCCTGTCAGATTGGTTCTTGGGGTTACGATAAATATGGAAAACAAGCCAAGAAATTATTGAACAAAAAAATGAGTTTCAATAAAGAGATTTTTAAACGATTGGAAAGTACACAAATTGAGTGTAATGATGCTTGTAAAGTCATTAAAGCACGAGATTCAGTAGATACTTTTCATTATATCGACCCGCCTTATTTTAATTCTTGCCAATCCTTTTATAGTGGTTATTCAGAAAAACATTTTAAACAATTATTAACTACTCTTGAAGGCATAGAAGGTAAATTCTTGCTGAGTTCTTATCCATCTGAAATCTTAACAAAATATATTGAGAGAAACGGATGGTACAGTAAACAGTTTGACAAACCTTTATCTGCTAAAAAAAGTGTAGCTGGTGAAAAACGGAAGCGTAAAACGGAAGTTTTAACAGCCAATTATTCGCTAAGCGAAATTAAGCAATGA
- a CDS encoding JAB domain-containing protein translates to MIHIKSSEDVDKTLRQFVNLKRIDLKEFFWVLLLTNANRVLGISEIGAGTVKGVVSNFHEIFQLILLTNTTAFCVIHNHPSGNLKPSEKDKSITKKLQKIAKLFDVTFLDHVIITSEGYYSFSDNQCL, encoded by the coding sequence ATGATACACATCAAAAGTTCTGAAGATGTAGACAAAACACTCAGGCAGTTTGTAAATTTAAAACGTATCGATCTTAAAGAATTCTTTTGGGTACTACTACTTACGAATGCAAATAGAGTTCTTGGTATTTCAGAAATTGGTGCTGGCACAGTAAAAGGTGTCGTTTCTAATTTTCATGAGATATTTCAGCTAATTCTATTAACAAACACCACAGCATTTTGTGTGATTCACAATCATCCTTCAGGTAATTTAAAGCCTTCTGAAAAGGATAAATCAATAACTAAAAAGCTACAAAAAATAGCAAAATTATTTGATGTTACTTTTTTAGATCATGTCATTATTACTTCTGAAGGTTACTATTCTTTTTCCGACAATCAATGTCTGTAA
- a CDS encoding type IV secretory system conjugative DNA transfer family protein, whose amino-acid sequence MFPFLNPNISYFAESNFREERKRFGIYQNDRLFHMAIFGKTGAGKTTLIETLVLQDIIKKRGVFLVDVHGDMSTSLLEQIPENRKKDIVFIDLSDPNLKWKYNPLRSVPYEKRSLVASHILDTLKKLWSSAWGPKMEHILRYILLSLLDQPSAHFSDIIRILQDKEYRDSCIHHLVSSELRNFWKKEFKNYKPNDLIPIYNKIGAFVAHPAVKKLLHSNTEELRLSIVMNSQKICILRIAKGFIGQDASFLLSSLFINSFASAAFSRVVIPKKDRKPFFIYLDEYPSYMTPNIGIMLSELRKFNVGLILACQHLGMIEPRLKESILGNVGTIICFRLGVHDANYFTKEFYPIFEASDFTNLSNYEIYLRLFILGKASIAFSARTLRYADIFP is encoded by the coding sequence ATGTTTCCTTTCTTAAATCCTAATATCAGTTATTTTGCGGAATCTAACTTTCGAGAAGAACGAAAACGTTTTGGTATTTATCAAAATGATCGGTTGTTTCATATGGCTATTTTTGGAAAAACAGGAGCAGGAAAAACGACACTTATAGAAACATTAGTTCTTCAAGACATTATAAAAAAACGTGGAGTATTTTTGGTTGATGTACATGGAGACATGAGTACTTCTTTGTTAGAACAAATTCCAGAAAATAGAAAAAAAGATATTGTATTTATTGATCTTTCTGACCCAAATTTAAAATGGAAATACAATCCACTACGTTCTGTTCCTTATGAGAAAAGGTCTTTAGTGGCTTCTCATATTTTAGACACCCTAAAAAAATTATGGAGTAGTGCCTGGGGGCCGAAAATGGAACACATTCTTCGTTATATTTTATTATCGCTGTTAGATCAACCTTCTGCACATTTTTCAGATATCATTCGTATTCTTCAAGACAAAGAGTATCGTGATTCGTGTATACACCATTTAGTAAGCTCTGAACTTCGTAATTTTTGGAAAAAAGAGTTTAAAAACTACAAACCCAACGACCTTATTCCTATTTATAACAAAATAGGTGCTTTTGTAGCACATCCAGCAGTAAAAAAATTACTCCATTCTAATACCGAAGAATTACGATTAAGTATTGTTATGAATTCCCAAAAGATTTGCATCCTACGTATTGCAAAGGGGTTTATTGGCCAAGATGCATCTTTTTTATTGTCTTCTCTGTTTATCAATTCTTTTGCATCTGCAGCTTTTTCGAGAGTTGTAATTCCTAAAAAGGATAGAAAACCATTTTTCATTTATTTAGATGAATACCCATCCTATATGACACCAAATATCGGAATTATGCTTTCTGAATTGCGGAAATTCAATGTCGGTTTAATTTTGGCTTGTCAGCATTTAGGAATGATAGAACCACGATTAAAAGAATCTATTTTAGGAAACGTAGGAACTATAATTTGTTTTCGATTAGGAGTTCATGATGCTAATTATTTTACCAAAGAATTCTATCCCATTTTTGAAGCATCAGATTTTACAAATCTTTCTAATTATGAAATCTATTTACGTTTATTCATTTTAGGCAAAGCTTCCATTGCTTTTTCAGCACGAACACTAAGGTATGCTGATATCTTTCCATAA
- a CDS encoding recombinase family protein — MNKKKDIKYFIYARKSTESDDKQMASIEDQITEVRKLAVQLNLQIVDVISESKSAKEPGRKGFNEMIERIRNNEAQGILSWKLNRLARNPIDGGIITDLLQKNIIKHIQTYGKEYLPTDNVIMMYIEFGMSNQYSNDLSVDVKRGMRQKAERGWYPCAVLPIGYLHNSGRPGEKEIISDPKRFSIVQRLWKLLLKGTYSISDIKREAKELGLTNARGNPYALNTFAKLFRNEFYAGYFNWRNSEGVLTQLEGKHQRMITYEEFKRAQEIIKNKGRPTRVNSYDFPYRGPIYCGECDSPITAEHKLQIRCTTCNTKFSFKNRNTCKSCELPISEMKKATITEKIYYRCTKRKQKCSQPYIEEKKLTEIIKNHIEKIQIDEDFYNLAITCLDATEKEDVVDTQNLKQSLLKRKTESLTKRQQLITLRLNNEISAKEMITLKAEMNNQIQELEDKISDLEIAEFSWKTHTKNTLDFNLKASSIFKNGDNNKKKEVLSQFGSNLRLKDKSLYFIRDYRSVVISEWHRLYRCKKEGFEPDKSLILKDENLDLNDFEAVTSRLLSSLKFVRT; from the coding sequence ATGAATAAAAAAAAAGACATAAAATATTTTATATACGCACGAAAGTCAACAGAGTCTGATGATAAGCAAATGGCATCTATTGAGGATCAAATTACGGAAGTTAGAAAACTAGCTGTACAGTTAAATCTTCAGATTGTTGATGTTATTTCCGAATCAAAATCTGCCAAAGAGCCAGGAAGAAAAGGTTTTAATGAAATGATTGAACGCATCAGAAATAATGAAGCTCAAGGTATTTTGAGTTGGAAATTAAATCGTTTAGCTCGTAATCCTATAGATGGAGGAATCATTACTGATTTACTGCAAAAAAACATTATTAAGCATATTCAAACCTATGGAAAAGAATATCTCCCGACAGATAACGTAATTATGATGTATATTGAATTTGGAATGTCAAACCAGTATTCTAATGATTTGTCTGTAGATGTAAAACGAGGTATGCGACAAAAGGCAGAAAGAGGATGGTATCCTTGTGCTGTATTACCTATTGGATACTTGCATAATTCTGGGAGACCTGGCGAAAAAGAAATCATTTCAGACCCTAAACGGTTTTCAATAGTACAACGATTATGGAAGCTATTACTTAAAGGTACTTACTCAATTTCCGATATAAAACGTGAAGCTAAAGAATTGGGATTAACCAATGCAAGAGGGAACCCCTATGCTTTAAATACCTTTGCAAAATTATTTAGAAATGAGTTCTATGCAGGTTATTTTAATTGGAGAAATAGCGAGGGTGTTTTAACTCAATTAGAAGGAAAACATCAACGGATGATTACTTATGAGGAATTTAAACGAGCACAAGAAATCATCAAAAACAAAGGCAGACCTACTCGAGTAAATTCTTATGACTTTCCATATCGTGGGCCGATTTATTGTGGAGAATGTGATTCTCCAATTACTGCGGAACATAAACTTCAAATTAGATGTACAACTTGTAATACCAAGTTTTCATTTAAAAATAGAAACACTTGCAAATCCTGTGAGTTACCAATTTCAGAAATGAAAAAAGCTACTATTACAGAAAAAATTTATTATCGTTGCACCAAACGAAAACAAAAGTGTAGTCAACCTTATATAGAAGAAAAAAAACTTACTGAAATTATTAAAAATCATATTGAGAAAATTCAAATAGATGAAGATTTTTACAATCTTGCAATTACTTGTTTAGATGCTACAGAAAAAGAAGATGTAGTAGATACTCAAAATTTAAAACAAAGTCTTTTAAAACGCAAAACAGAAAGCCTCACGAAGCGTCAACAATTGATTACACTTCGGTTAAACAATGAAATTAGCGCTAAAGAAATGATTACTCTTAAAGCTGAAATGAATAACCAAATTCAAGAATTAGAAGACAAAATATCTGATCTTGAAATTGCTGAGTTTTCTTGGAAAACACACACTAAAAATACGCTAGATTTTAATTTAAAAGCAAGCTCTATTTTTAAAAATGGAGACAATAATAAAAAAAAAGAGGTGTTGTCTCAATTTGGTTCGAACCTGAGATTAAAGGACAAATCGCTTTATTTTATAAGGGATTATCGTTCTGTAGTAATCAGTGAATGGCATCGTCTATATCGTTGTAAAAAAGAAGGGTTCGAACCTGATAAAAGCCTAATTTTAAAGGACGAAAACCTTGATTTGAATGATTTTGAAGCGGTAACTTCAAGATTGCTCTCCAGCCTTAAGTTCGTTCGAACCTGA
- a CDS encoding replication protein has translation MSYTNVPNYIFDAYLKILKPSEMCILLVIIRQTYGWYNKRTKSYKKQDWISQRFFEEKTNLSIRTISSGIEGLIEKGIITLTNEQGHLLVSAQQRRMTSKIFYALRRREINGKVNQQYTSKKNTRFLTDNQRYQEIMRQQNLHNNNENH, from the coding sequence ATGTCATATACAAATGTTCCAAATTATATATTTGATGCTTATTTAAAAATATTAAAACCTTCAGAAATGTGTATTTTGTTGGTTATTATTAGACAAACCTATGGTTGGTATAATAAACGAACAAAAAGTTATAAAAAGCAAGATTGGATATCACAGCGTTTTTTTGAAGAGAAAACTAATTTGTCGATACGAACTATTTCAAGTGGTATTGAAGGTCTTATTGAAAAAGGAATTATTACTTTAACCAATGAGCAAGGACACCTTCTTGTGTCTGCACAACAAAGACGAATGACTTCAAAAATTTTCTATGCATTGAGGAGACGAGAAATAAATGGAAAAGTAAATCAACAGTATACTTCTAAAAAGAATACTCGTTTTCTAACTGATAATCAGCGCTACCAAGAAATTATGAGGCAGCAAAATTTGCACAACAACAATGAAAATCATTAA
- a CDS encoding helix-turn-helix domain-containing protein — MNNLRNVRKQTTVTQADISHLLGGVDTTLISRIEEGTHPINLNIIITYILLFGKSVLDLFPKTVDKIKIDLKEKLPSLLILLDESETSTDVKARIKFFETVFDNLLKEER; from the coding sequence TTGAATAATTTACGAAACGTTCGTAAACAGACAACTGTCACCCAAGCAGATATATCACATTTGCTTGGTGGGGTTGATACGACTTTGATTTCTAGAATAGAAGAAGGTACTCATCCCATCAACCTTAATATAATCATAACATACATTTTACTGTTTGGCAAGTCTGTACTTGACTTATTTCCAAAAACTGTGGATAAAATAAAAATTGATTTGAAGGAAAAACTGCCTTCATTATTAATTTTATTGGATGAATCAGAAACAAGTACGGATGTAAAAGCAAGAATTAAGTTCTTTGAAACTGTTTTTGATAATTTGTTAAAAGAAGAACGATGA
- a CDS encoding type II toxin-antitoxin system RelE/ParE family toxin, whose translation MVRREVRWTLRALKDKMAIYEYWIHKNKSTAYPKKLDRLFNEIMNLTTSFPYSGIKTEFDSIRIRIVKYYKLVYRITDSSIEVLTVWDTRQNPKKLKIK comes from the coding sequence ATGGTTCGAAGAGAAGTCAGGTGGACTCTTAGAGCATTAAAAGATAAAATGGCGATTTATGAATATTGGATTCATAAAAATAAATCTACTGCATACCCTAAAAAACTAGACCGCCTTTTTAATGAAATTATGAACTTAACGACTTCTTTTCCTTATTCAGGAATAAAAACGGAGTTTGATAGTATTAGAATCCGTATCGTTAAGTACTACAAACTTGTTTATCGAATTACAGACTCTAGTATTGAAGTACTTACTGTTTGGGATACCAGACAAAACCCTAAGAAACTAAAAATAAAATAA
- a CDS encoding helix-turn-helix domain-containing protein, producing the protein MALSKEEKKYLIKLGKLIVKLREKRGLKQYELSDLLDIDVRVLRRIEKGETNIHLVMFLKFVKALDVDPSYFFDLPTKSKE; encoded by the coding sequence ATGGCTTTATCTAAAGAAGAAAAAAAATATCTAATAAAACTAGGGAAATTAATAGTTAAACTTCGAGAAAAACGAGGGTTGAAACAATATGAGTTATCCGATTTATTGGATATTGATGTGAGAGTATTAAGGCGTATTGAAAAAGGAGAAACAAATATTCATCTTGTTATGTTTTTAAAATTCGTTAAAGCCCTAGATGTTGACCCATCATATTTTTTTGATTTACCAACTAAATCAAAAGAGTAA
- a CDS encoding recombinase family protein, which produces MKKRVGVWIRVSTKLQQNSDSPEHHLEKAKMYADLKEWDIVEEYHLEAVSGKSVMAHHEAQRMLRDIQSGHIQGLIFSKIARLARNVKELLEFSDHFQEYNADLVSLGESIDTSSPSGRFFYTIISAMSQWERENIVERIKSSVEVRAKMGKVMGAIPYGYKRVGKEEMDIDEKEAPIRKMMYTLFLEHQRFGTVAKILNDKGHRTKRNSLFSGTSIKRLLKDPTAKGIRRSHYTKVNKEGKTEIRDKEDWYIHEAPRIVSDELWDEVNQLITKQEKGRIQPLNKKVHLFTSYLFCECGGKMYIPSGNPKYTCKKCKRKIGIEDIEEIFKEQLTEFILSKEEVNRYFDGTHTIVNDKKEEIKIIQSKVEKLEIKIQKLFDLHEKGQIETDRFKEFYDKPNREIKELKMKIPQLEGEIYALNDQFKSSGYIIEEARSLYENWDKLDKLQKRNIIEIITEKIIVSEQEVTINLNYILPKASSFKSTANGLHRL; this is translated from the coding sequence ATGAAAAAACGAGTTGGAGTATGGATTCGAGTATCTACTAAATTACAACAAAACTCAGATAGTCCAGAGCATCATTTAGAAAAAGCGAAAATGTATGCTGATTTAAAAGAATGGGATATTGTTGAAGAATATCATTTGGAAGCAGTAAGTGGGAAAAGTGTAATGGCTCATCATGAAGCCCAGCGAATGCTCAGAGATATTCAAAGCGGACATATTCAAGGTCTTATTTTTTCTAAAATTGCTCGACTAGCAAGAAACGTAAAAGAGCTTCTTGAATTTTCAGATCATTTTCAAGAATATAATGCAGACCTCGTTTCACTTGGAGAATCTATAGATACTAGTTCTCCTTCAGGTAGGTTTTTCTATACTATCATTTCTGCAATGAGCCAGTGGGAAAGAGAAAACATTGTAGAACGTATAAAATCTTCTGTTGAAGTACGTGCAAAAATGGGGAAAGTAATGGGTGCTATCCCTTATGGATATAAGCGAGTTGGAAAGGAGGAAATGGATATTGATGAAAAAGAAGCACCAATTCGAAAAATGATGTATACGCTTTTTTTAGAACACCAACGTTTTGGTACTGTTGCGAAAATATTAAATGATAAAGGACACAGAACAAAAAGAAATAGTCTTTTTTCAGGAACTAGTATTAAACGATTACTTAAGGATCCAACAGCTAAAGGAATAAGGCGGTCGCATTATACTAAAGTCAATAAGGAAGGAAAAACAGAAATTCGAGATAAAGAAGATTGGTACATCCATGAAGCTCCTAGAATTGTTTCTGATGAATTATGGGACGAAGTAAACCAACTAATTACCAAACAAGAAAAAGGCAGAATTCAGCCTCTTAATAAGAAGGTCCATTTATTTACCAGTTATCTATTTTGTGAGTGTGGAGGAAAGATGTACATTCCGTCTGGAAATCCAAAATATACCTGTAAAAAATGTAAACGTAAAATTGGGATAGAAGATATTGAAGAAATCTTTAAAGAACAGTTAACAGAATTTATTTTATCAAAAGAAGAAGTTAATCGTTATTTCGATGGAACTCATACTATAGTAAATGATAAAAAAGAAGAGATAAAAATCATACAATCTAAGGTTGAAAAACTAGAAATAAAAATTCAAAAATTATTTGACCTTCATGAAAAAGGACAAATTGAAACTGATAGATTTAAAGAATTTTATGATAAACCTAATAGAGAAATTAAAGAGCTTAAAATGAAAATTCCACAACTGGAAGGAGAAATTTATGCATTAAATGACCAATTTAAATCTAGCGGATATATTATTGAAGAAGCACGTTCTTTATATGAAAATTGGGATAAGTTAGATAAACTACAAAAGCGTAACATCATAGAAATCATTACCGAGAAGATAATAGTGTCCGAGCAGGAAGTTACTATAAACCTTAACTATATATTGCCGAAGGCATCTTCTTTTAAATCGACTGCAAATGGGTTACATAGACTATAA